The nucleotide sequence CCACTTGAAATGGAGACTTGGTTGTTGGTTGTCTGCTCTAGCTTCGGCAGGAACTCCATTTCTTCGTAAATAATATTACACAACTAGACGATCTAAAAAAATTATAATTTTTTGATTAACATGATCTAAATTTTTGATATACTTTTTGAGATATGACACTGGATCAACTGCAAGTACTTCAAACCATAGTTAAATCGGGAAGCTTCCGGGCTGCTTCCCAGGAACTGCATCGCGCGCAAAGCGCGGTCAGCTATGCCATGCGCACCCTTGAAGGTGAGCTGGGCTTTAAAATCTTCAGCCGTGACCAGTACCGCCCGACATTGACCCCGCAGGGTCGCGCTTTCTTAAAGAAAGCCGATGACCTGATCCTTCAGTTCGATGAACTGGGGGAAACTGCAGAATTATTGAAAAGAGGACATGAACCGATCATCCGTCTGGCCGTCAGCGCTCTGTGGCCCCTCCCGAATTTGGTCAGTGCGCTGAAGGAATTCTCCTCCCGCTTCCCCCAGACGGAGATCAAAATTATCCACGATGTTCTGAGTGCCGATGAACATTTGCTGGAGGATCATGCCGACATTTCCCTGGGCACGATTTTCAACGATAAAGGGCTTCTCATCACTGAGGAGCTTTTCACTGTGAACATGGTGATGGTCTGCTCTGCCAAGCATCCGCTGGCGAAGCTGAAAAAAGCCACCACCGAGGATCTGAAGAGATATCCTCAGATTGTTCTTTCCAGCACGGTGAAAAGCTCCAACCGCTCCGGAGGAGTTGTGAATCCCGCCAACACCATCAGCGTTCAGGATCTGCAGACGAAGAAGGCCTTCTTAGAGGGCGGCTTGGGTTACGGACGCATGCCTGATTTCGCAGTTAAAGAGGAAATCAAGCAAAAATCCCTCGTGACACTGGGATTAAAACCCATTCCCCTGCACGCCGCTATTGGTCGACATGCTTCCAAGGAGCTTGGCCCCTGCGGCAAATTCATCTGGGACTATTTTTCACGTGGACAAGGCAAGAAGCTAAAATAGAATGTTCAGCGACAAAGGGACCATAACTTTCCCACAGTACGGTACCCGCAAGGAGGCAGAATGAAGCAGTATCACGATCTCATTAAAACAGTTCTAGAACATGGCGTGAAAAAAGAGGACCGCACAGGGACCGGCACCATTTCCATGTTCGGTTATCAGATGCGCTACAATCTGCAAGAGGGCTTCCCTCTTCTGACCACAAAAAAACTGCACACGCGTTCCATCTTTCATGAGCTTTTGTGGTTCCTGAAAGGCGAAACCAACATCAAGTATCTTCACGACAACAAAGTGACGATCTGGGACGAATGGGCTGATGAAAACGGCAACCTGGGCCCGGTGTACGGAAAACAATGGCGCTCCTGGGAAACCGCTGATGGTCGCACGATCGATCAGATCACCAACGTGGTTGAACAAATCAAAAAAAATCCGAACTCCCGCCGCATGCTGGTCGTGGCGTTCAATCCTGGTGATGTTGACAAGATGGCTTTGCCGCCTTGCCACGCCTTCTTCCAGTTCTATGTGGCGAACGGAAAACTTTCCTGCCAGCTGTATCAGCGCAGTGCTGATATCTTCCTGGGTGTGCCATTTAATATCGCCAGTTATGCTTTGCTGACTCATATGATCGCACAAGTGTGCAACCTTGAAGTGGGTGACTTTGTCCACACGCTGGGTGATGCGCATCTTTATCTGAATCACCTTGAACAGACGAACCTGCAGCTGACCCGCGAATTCCGCC is from Bdellovibrio bacteriovorus str. Tiberius and encodes:
- a CDS encoding LysR family transcriptional regulator; this translates as MTLDQLQVLQTIVKSGSFRAASQELHRAQSAVSYAMRTLEGELGFKIFSRDQYRPTLTPQGRAFLKKADDLILQFDELGETAELLKRGHEPIIRLAVSALWPLPNLVSALKEFSSRFPQTEIKIIHDVLSADEHLLEDHADISLGTIFNDKGLLITEELFTVNMVMVCSAKHPLAKLKKATTEDLKRYPQIVLSSTVKSSNRSGGVVNPANTISVQDLQTKKAFLEGGLGYGRMPDFAVKEEIKQKSLVTLGLKPIPLHAAIGRHASKELGPCGKFIWDYFSRGQGKKLK
- a CDS encoding thymidylate synthase; protein product: MKQYHDLIKTVLEHGVKKEDRTGTGTISMFGYQMRYNLQEGFPLLTTKKLHTRSIFHELLWFLKGETNIKYLHDNKVTIWDEWADENGNLGPVYGKQWRSWETADGRTIDQITNVVEQIKKNPNSRRMLVVAFNPGDVDKMALPPCHAFFQFYVANGKLSCQLYQRSADIFLGVPFNIASYALLTHMIAQVCNLEVGDFVHTLGDAHLYLNHLEQTNLQLTREFRPLPQLKLNPAKKDLFDFTYEDIEIIGYDPHPAIKAEVAV